A region from the Verrucomicrobiota bacterium genome encodes:
- a CDS encoding D-alanine--D-alanine ligase, whose protein sequence is MNRRRVVVMAGGPSAEREVSLRSGEAVARALSRIGHRVESLDPRPGAWSLPAGTEMVFLALHGTYGEDGTLQAELDRLGVRYTGCDAEASRLAFDKVQTKRRCREAGVPVARDVVIGKSEAPWPEGWAPPVVIKPARQGSSVGLQFVDRVEEWQEALRKAFEHGDEMLVEERILGIEATVGVLNGRALPVVEVRPKRGAYDYANKYTPGCTEYFCPAPWPKELTERVQREALRAFASVGGRDYGRVDVMVRESGEPVVLEVNTLPGMTETSLLPKAAAAAGLGFDALCQSMLELAWARRERTTDMVSGS, encoded by the coding sequence ATGAACCGGCGACGCGTGGTGGTGATGGCGGGCGGACCCTCGGCCGAACGGGAAGTTTCACTTCGGTCGGGTGAGGCCGTGGCTCGGGCGCTCTCGCGGATAGGACACCGCGTGGAGAGTCTTGATCCGCGTCCCGGGGCGTGGTCATTGCCGGCCGGGACGGAGATGGTCTTTTTGGCCTTGCACGGAACTTACGGCGAAGATGGAACCCTTCAAGCGGAACTCGACCGCCTGGGCGTCCGGTACACCGGATGTGATGCGGAGGCGAGCCGGTTGGCCTTTGACAAGGTTCAGACCAAGCGCCGCTGCCGGGAGGCGGGAGTGCCGGTGGCGCGAGATGTGGTGATTGGAAAGAGTGAAGCTCCGTGGCCGGAAGGCTGGGCTCCGCCCGTGGTGATCAAGCCGGCGAGGCAGGGATCGAGTGTGGGACTTCAGTTCGTGGACCGGGTGGAAGAATGGCAGGAGGCACTGCGGAAGGCATTCGAGCATGGCGACGAAATGCTGGTTGAAGAACGCATTCTTGGGATTGAGGCAACCGTTGGGGTTTTGAACGGAAGGGCCCTGCCTGTGGTAGAGGTGCGTCCGAAGCGAGGGGCTTATGATTATGCGAACAAGTACACCCCGGGCTGCACCGAGTATTTTTGCCCGGCGCCATGGCCGAAGGAGCTTACGGAGCGGGTGCAACGCGAGGCTTTGAGGGCTTTCGCCTCGGTGGGGGGGCGTGACTATGGCCGGGTGGACGTCATGGTCAGGGAGAGCGGCGAACCTGTGGTGCTGGAGGTGAACACCCTGCCCGGGATGACGGAGACTTCGTTGCTGCCGAAAGCGGCGGCGGCGGCGGGACTGGGATTCGACGCGTTATGCCAAAGCATGCTGGAGCTTGCCTGGGCGCGTCGCGAGAGGACGACGGACATGGTTTCGGGGAGTTGA
- a CDS encoding FtsQ-type POTRA domain-containing protein encodes MMWFRKSAQNRKCNRELVLDVRLRHDAARVGRVRVAARILTLVFGGVAAGFIAWWCGAWALNRFIYRNPSLAIDTIVVTNRGGLVSDDQIRRWAGVDLGENLLALDMRKVRRNLELVPSIESALVRRGMPRTLFIEVIEREAVAQIHVAGRTTNGIELVKFMVDPNGVPVHPRDFGAAAAEAEGTMENLTVILGLTADQLRQGTPIDSPKLRSALDLVDQFSRSELVGAADLASLDLSPPEVFVVRTSQGASITLSPLQIADQLRRWKLIHDRAFASGKAVASLDLSITNNNPAVWIEASLAPSVPRKSVKPPRARKKNA; translated from the coding sequence GTGATGTGGTTTCGAAAATCGGCTCAAAATCGGAAGTGCAACCGCGAGTTGGTGCTCGATGTGCGGTTGCGGCATGACGCCGCGCGAGTGGGCCGGGTACGGGTGGCGGCGAGAATTCTGACCCTCGTGTTCGGAGGCGTGGCGGCCGGGTTCATTGCCTGGTGGTGCGGGGCCTGGGCTCTGAACCGCTTCATTTACCGGAATCCCTCCCTGGCCATCGACACCATCGTGGTGACAAACCGGGGAGGACTGGTGTCGGACGATCAAATCCGGCGCTGGGCGGGCGTGGATTTGGGGGAGAATTTGCTGGCCCTCGACATGCGGAAGGTTCGCCGCAATTTGGAACTGGTGCCTTCCATCGAATCTGCGCTGGTGCGGCGAGGGATGCCGCGGACCCTCTTCATCGAGGTCATCGAGCGTGAAGCCGTGGCGCAGATTCATGTGGCGGGCCGCACAACGAACGGAATCGAACTGGTCAAGTTCATGGTCGATCCAAACGGCGTGCCCGTTCATCCGCGCGACTTTGGCGCCGCGGCGGCGGAGGCGGAAGGGACGATGGAGAATCTGACGGTGATCCTGGGTTTGACGGCAGATCAGTTGCGTCAGGGCACGCCCATTGATTCCCCGAAGCTGCGGTCGGCCCTGGATCTGGTGGATCAGTTCAGCCGCTCGGAACTGGTCGGGGCGGCCGACCTGGCCAGTCTGGATCTTTCGCCGCCCGAGGTCTTCGTGGTCAGGACCTCTCAGGGTGCCTCGATCACGCTTTCGCCCCTTCAGATTGCCGACCAATTGCGCCGGTGGAAACTGATTCATGACCGGGCCTTCGCCTCGGGCAAGGCCGTGGCCTCGCTCGATTTGTCGATCACCAACAACAACCCGGCGGTGTGGATCGAGGCGAGCCTGGCGCCTTCCGTGCCTCGCAAATCCGTCAAACCGCCCCGCGCTCGTAAGAAAAATGCGTAG
- the ftsA gene encoding cell division protein FtsA — protein MTGPSPRARPWPRSICRSPTTTRRCGSRRAWRLPCLANPSNRPALVRKMRRTSSIVAGLETGTSKVCVTVGEVSGDGSVRVLGVGQSKSRGVRKGEIVDSSAAAEDIREAIVEAETSADVEITSLFLGVTGNHMVGLNSHATHPIVSEGRVITEEDVQEVIKNAKIISLPHENSVVHIVRQHFTVNGQSGIVNPAGMVANAVEADVHIFHGNYNRIQSAIHLVKGLQFEVEDVVFNGIASSLSVLTHEQKELGTLVLDLGAGCSEYVAYSKGIIKHSGVLAVGGDHVSNDLAYGLKVPLGRAEQLKIDHGCAFVDPSTHSGMLELPSDVGLPPRSVNLEHLARIMSMRLEETLELIEQDLSSTGVMDYLRGGVVLTGGASRVPGLDTLAARIFRMNVYRGRPSTLEGLPSNLQQAEFATPLGLLKFGAFRMGPRPAWAERVKGRLKRFVFGRA, from the coding sequence ATGACCGGGCCTTCGCCTCGGGCAAGGCCGTGGCCTCGCTCGATTTGTCGATCACCAACAACAACCCGGCGGTGTGGATCGAGGCGAGCCTGGCGCCTTCCGTGCCTCGCAAATCCGTCAAACCGCCCCGCGCTCGTAAGAAAAATGCGTAGGACATCATCCATTGTGGCCGGCCTGGAGACCGGCACATCCAAAGTCTGTGTCACGGTCGGCGAGGTGTCCGGGGACGGATCGGTGCGCGTCCTCGGCGTGGGGCAGTCCAAATCGCGGGGCGTGCGCAAGGGTGAAATTGTCGATTCATCCGCCGCGGCCGAAGATATCCGCGAGGCGATCGTCGAGGCCGAGACCAGTGCTGACGTGGAGATCACGAGCCTTTTCCTCGGTGTGACCGGCAATCACATGGTGGGGCTCAACAGTCACGCGACCCATCCGATCGTGTCGGAGGGCCGTGTGATCACGGAGGAGGATGTTCAGGAAGTCATCAAGAATGCCAAGATCATCAGCTTGCCCCATGAGAATTCGGTGGTGCATATCGTGCGGCAGCATTTCACCGTCAATGGGCAAAGCGGCATCGTCAATCCCGCGGGCATGGTGGCGAACGCGGTCGAGGCCGACGTCCATATTTTTCACGGGAACTACAACCGCATTCAAAGCGCGATTCATTTGGTGAAGGGGCTGCAATTCGAGGTGGAGGACGTGGTTTTCAATGGCATCGCCTCGAGTCTGTCCGTGTTGACTCACGAACAAAAAGAGCTGGGCACGCTGGTTCTTGATTTAGGCGCCGGCTGCTCCGAATACGTGGCCTATTCGAAAGGCATCATCAAGCACAGCGGCGTGCTCGCGGTGGGGGGGGATCATGTTTCCAATGACCTGGCGTATGGTTTGAAGGTTCCCTTGGGCCGGGCCGAGCAGTTGAAGATCGATCACGGCTGCGCCTTCGTCGATCCTTCGACCCACAGTGGCATGCTGGAACTGCCAAGCGACGTGGGCTTGCCGCCGCGTTCGGTCAATCTCGAGCATCTGGCACGGATCATGTCCATGCGGCTCGAGGAGACCCTGGAATTGATCGAGCAGGATTTGTCGTCCACCGGGGTCATGGATTACCTGCGCGGCGGGGTGGTGTTGACCGGCGGCGCTTCGAGAGTGCCGGGGTTGGACACTCTGGCGGCCCGCATTTTCCGGATGAATGTTTACCGGGGCCGGCCCTCGACGCTGGAAGGGCTGCCGTCGAACCTGCAGCAGGCGGAGTTTGCCACGCCGCTGGGCTTGTTGAAGTTCGGCGCCTTCCGGATGGGGCCGCGTCCCGCATGGGCCGAACGTGTGAAGGGCCGCTTGAAGCGATTTGTTTTCGGCCGCGCCTGA
- a CDS encoding cell division protein FtsZ, translating into MNPDPETPANGNGMETVFLPVRIRVIGLGGAGCNFAEHMTRAGLEGVEFFAANTDIQALRSNLVANKIQLGARLVRGLGAGGDSEKGRACAELDTPAFKEICEGADVVFVLAGLGGGTGTGAAPVVARIAKECGALVLAITTLPWDFEGPGRRRQALHGLREVQSQADAVISLPNQRLFGQLEDHLNLPDSFARINEVLTQGLRGVWQMLAMRGMVNIDFADLRAVLGGRHSETVVATEGAAGSNRALDAVHQLLASPYLEHGAALAQCDRLLLSIVGGADLQLGEVNRIMEHVQRQSPEAMVTMGAAIHPAFAGRVSVTILASKKPVETPAEIPAPPSEMLPPTEADTSFMKPIAVDKVSPSKMVPPPPAISQEKKQQMFAKQSPHRRSKIPGKKMEQALLPLDVVSKGRFDKSAPNIRDGEDLDYPTYVRRGTPLN; encoded by the coding sequence ATGAACCCTGACCCTGAGACGCCCGCCAACGGCAACGGGATGGAAACGGTATTCTTGCCGGTGCGGATCCGCGTGATCGGCCTGGGTGGAGCCGGCTGTAATTTTGCCGAGCACATGACGCGTGCCGGACTGGAAGGCGTGGAGTTTTTCGCGGCCAACACGGACATTCAAGCGTTACGATCGAACTTGGTGGCGAACAAGATTCAGTTGGGAGCGCGCCTCGTGCGAGGGTTGGGGGCGGGCGGAGACTCTGAAAAAGGACGAGCCTGCGCGGAGCTCGACACCCCCGCGTTCAAGGAGATTTGCGAGGGGGCGGACGTTGTGTTTGTGTTGGCGGGTTTGGGAGGGGGAACCGGCACGGGTGCCGCGCCGGTCGTGGCGAGGATTGCCAAGGAGTGCGGAGCTCTGGTCTTGGCGATCACGACGCTGCCGTGGGACTTTGAAGGGCCGGGCCGCCGGCGCCAGGCGTTGCATGGCCTGCGCGAGGTTCAATCGCAAGCGGATGCGGTTATTTCACTTCCGAATCAGAGGTTGTTCGGCCAATTGGAGGATCATCTCAATCTTCCCGATTCTTTCGCGCGCATCAATGAAGTGCTGACCCAGGGGTTGCGAGGAGTCTGGCAGATGCTGGCGATGCGAGGCATGGTCAACATCGATTTCGCGGATCTTCGCGCGGTGCTGGGTGGGCGTCACTCCGAGACGGTTGTCGCGACTGAGGGGGCGGCGGGATCGAACCGCGCTCTCGATGCCGTTCACCAACTGTTGGCCAGCCCCTACCTGGAGCACGGAGCCGCTTTGGCGCAGTGTGATCGGCTGTTGCTCTCGATTGTGGGAGGCGCAGACCTTCAGTTGGGCGAGGTCAACCGGATCATGGAGCACGTGCAACGGCAATCGCCGGAAGCCATGGTCACCATGGGGGCTGCGATCCATCCCGCTTTTGCCGGCCGCGTGTCCGTGACGATCCTGGCTTCGAAGAAGCCGGTGGAAACGCCCGCGGAAATCCCGGCGCCTCCGTCAGAGATGCTGCCGCCGACGGAAGCGGACACGAGTTTCATGAAGCCAATCGCTGTGGACAAGGTCTCACCAAGCAAGATGGTGCCCCCTCCTCCCGCGATCTCGCAGGAGAAGAAACAGCAGATGTTTGCCAAGCAATCCCCGCATCGCCGGTCCAAAATTCCGGGCAAGAAAATGGAGCAGGCCTTGCTGCCATTGGATGTGGTGTCGAAGGGCCGGTTTGACAAAAGCGCCCCGAACATTCGCGACGGCGAGGATCTTGATTACCCGACCTACGTGAGGCGGGGTACCCCGCTCAACTGA
- a CDS encoding DUF1501 domain-containing protein: MLRRTGGGFGYLALASLLKEAGTFRSAALEPKLPGSSTHPLTSKAPHFSARAKRVIFLFMPGGPSQVDTFDPKPRLTRDHGKPSPELYLGERRNLLASPWKFQRHGQSGIEVSELFPHTSRCIDDICVIRSMVADDTNHPGGCLQMNTGERVFSRPSMGAWVTYGLGTENQNLPGFIAIGPGPIIEGARQYGASFLPASYQGTFVSDLDNPIRNLKNPKAGLDQQRQELDALQRLNALHAADRPEDLRLASRTASFELAYRMQSEAPEAFALTKESDATRKLYGIDQPHTSTFGKQCLLARRLVERGVRFVQLYHTTGGFQPWDQHGDLKGGHEKNSAATDLPIAGLIRDLKSRGLLDETLVLWGGEFGRTPAAQGTDGRDHHPYGFSMWLAGGGVKGGMAYGATDELGWHAVEKPVHIHDLHATVLHLLGLDHERLTYRYAGRDFRLTDVFGHVVRGILA, encoded by the coding sequence ATGCTGCGGCGCACGGGTGGTGGATTTGGCTATCTCGCTTTGGCCAGCCTGCTGAAGGAGGCAGGAACTTTCCGGAGTGCCGCGCTTGAGCCGAAACTGCCCGGCTCCTCAACTCATCCTCTCACCTCGAAAGCGCCCCATTTTTCGGCCCGCGCCAAACGGGTCATCTTCCTTTTCATGCCGGGAGGCCCCTCCCAGGTGGACACCTTCGATCCCAAGCCACGCCTGACCCGCGACCACGGCAAGCCATCGCCCGAACTCTACCTGGGAGAGCGACGAAATCTCCTGGCCTCTCCGTGGAAATTTCAACGGCATGGCCAGTCCGGAATCGAAGTCAGCGAATTGTTTCCCCATACGTCCCGATGTATCGATGACATTTGTGTCATCCGCTCCATGGTGGCCGACGACACGAACCATCCAGGCGGGTGCTTGCAGATGAACACCGGGGAACGCGTTTTCTCCCGGCCAAGCATGGGTGCCTGGGTCACCTATGGACTGGGGACCGAGAATCAGAACCTGCCGGGATTCATCGCGATCGGCCCCGGGCCGATCATCGAAGGGGCGCGCCAATACGGCGCGAGTTTTCTGCCCGCGTCCTACCAGGGCACGTTCGTCTCCGATCTGGACAACCCGATCCGGAATCTGAAGAACCCCAAGGCTGGCCTCGATCAGCAGCGGCAAGAGCTCGATGCCCTGCAACGACTCAATGCCCTGCACGCGGCCGACCGTCCCGAAGATCTCCGGCTCGCTTCGCGCACCGCTTCCTTCGAACTGGCGTATCGGATGCAATCCGAAGCGCCGGAAGCATTCGCGCTGACCAAGGAATCGGACGCCACCCGAAAACTCTACGGCATCGACCAACCCCACACATCCACCTTTGGGAAGCAGTGCTTGCTGGCCAGACGGCTCGTCGAGCGCGGCGTGCGCTTCGTCCAACTCTATCACACCACCGGAGGTTTCCAGCCATGGGATCAGCACGGGGACCTGAAGGGAGGTCACGAAAAAAATTCGGCCGCGACCGACCTGCCCATTGCCGGTTTGATCCGCGACCTGAAATCGCGCGGTCTTTTGGACGAAACCCTCGTCCTTTGGGGCGGAGAATTCGGACGCACGCCTGCCGCCCAGGGCACAGACGGACGTGATCATCATCCTTATGGCTTTAGCATGTGGTTGGCGGGCGGCGGAGTGAAAGGTGGCATGGCCTACGGCGCGACGGACGAGCTGGGATGGCATGCGGTGGAAAAGCCGGTCCACATCCATGACTTGCACGCGACCGTGCTGCATCTGCTCGGGCTGGATCACGAAAGGCTGACGTATCGTTACGCGGGCCGGGATTTCCGGTTGACGGACGTTTTCGGACACGTGGTGCGTGGAATTCTTGCCTGA